Proteins from one Chitinophaga oryzae genomic window:
- a CDS encoding gliding motility-associated C-terminal domain-containing protein, with translation MFSGHGIVYGIVLYGCFFLTFTIRSEAQHIAMGNPSMEGRPGKGIIPAPWFIAAGTPDTQPGILGILQPPSAGNSYIGIHSGKEFLEGFGQELPQSLTPRTTYVLSFDMAFTAYYLYPACYGNLAIYGGNTPGDTAALLWSSGSFTHTDWQRYHAVFSASAAWRYISFWAYPVAPCNKSQFGIALLIDHFSAIDELILPVATATVKPCSCGEVTDGRIVLHTAGGVPPFRYRLNKGAWQADSVFTRLATGPYTGEIIDSHGFGASIDTVVTSPWRNCLVVLPTAFTPNNDGQNDIFRPKVYDDIHDYQLRVYDRWGNLVFASQTPGTGWDGTFRGSPAGAQSYVYICSYTDSRQETHLQKGSVLLLR, from the coding sequence ATGTTTTCAGGACACGGAATTGTTTATGGAATAGTTTTATACGGTTGTTTTTTCCTGACGTTTACTATCCGGTCGGAAGCACAGCATATAGCGATGGGTAATCCATCGATGGAAGGGCGGCCCGGCAAGGGAATCATACCTGCTCCCTGGTTTATTGCAGCAGGTACGCCTGATACGCAGCCAGGTATTTTGGGTATTCTGCAGCCGCCGTCGGCGGGCAACAGCTACATTGGCATACACAGCGGGAAAGAGTTCCTGGAAGGCTTCGGACAGGAATTACCGCAGTCACTGACGCCGCGCACCACCTATGTGTTGAGCTTTGATATGGCTTTTACAGCCTATTATCTTTATCCCGCCTGCTATGGCAACCTGGCGATCTATGGAGGCAACACGCCCGGAGATACCGCGGCTTTATTATGGTCGTCGGGCAGCTTTACGCATACGGACTGGCAGCGGTATCATGCCGTATTCAGCGCCAGTGCCGCATGGCGTTATATTTCCTTCTGGGCTTACCCTGTAGCCCCCTGTAACAAAAGCCAGTTCGGCATTGCATTGCTCATAGATCATTTCTCTGCGATAGATGAATTGATACTGCCTGTGGCAACAGCTACAGTAAAACCATGTAGCTGCGGAGAGGTAACAGATGGCCGTATCGTGCTGCATACCGCCGGTGGCGTGCCCCCCTTCCGGTACAGGCTGAATAAAGGAGCATGGCAGGCAGACAGTGTTTTTACACGCCTCGCAACCGGGCCATATACCGGTGAAATTATCGACAGCCATGGTTTTGGCGCCAGTATTGATACCGTTGTGACATCGCCGTGGAGAAACTGCCTGGTGGTGCTTCCTACGGCTTTCACGCCCAATAACGACGGACAAAATGATATTTTCCGGCCCAAAGTATACGATGACATTCATGACTACCAGCTACGGGTATACGACAGATGGGGCAACCTGGTATTTGCCAGTCAAACGCCTGGCACCGGATGGGACGGTACTTTCAGGGGATCACCCGCAGGCGCGCAGTCCTACGTATATATTTGTTCCTACACAGACAGCCGGCAGGAAACGCACCTTCAGAAGGGAAGCGTGCTGCTGCTACGCTGA
- a CDS encoding GumC family protein, with protein sequence MQKVNGNKTQPGDTPQSLLTFIRSHYLPYWPLFAVALAAALAGAFLYLRYATPLYKISGVLLVQEASNGLGASDMLQSLDLMGGSKTIMENEIEILKSRTLTKAVIRNLNLYGEVIEKGKIRDVVLYKDSPLKFTFLEPEAIQMATTGTWPFSYDEAARQVTIDGSKYRVGDTVQTRWGKLLIRSQGKHADTAVSYSLHLMTEKQWMQLLLATIKVTPAAKAGSVVDLEYTDAAPDRGEDIVNELIRVYNKAAVEDKNRTSANTMNFVEERLRIVSAELGQAETQVERFKTTEGIVDIGEQSKLFLASVQENDRKISEANIQLSILDAIEKYVTSQHPAGNIVPGTIGLTDAVLLELVAKLSETALQLERLRKTTGENSPLLASLNRQMERLKPAILENIGSLRANLQAGLTRLQAENSRNMSIIRSVPGKEKALLEVSRQQAIKNNIYTFLLEKREETALAYAAAVSDSRIVDAAESAAYPFSPQKPMVLGISVLAALALVVGFVSLKDMMNREVMFRADIEKVTTAPVAAEIMHHNGKDPVVMSNNSRTAIAEQFRALRTALSYIGLNGDRKTLMITSSISGEGKSFISVNLAMSLSLAGKKVALMEFDLRKPMISKMLHMRANPGISNYLVGTASLQDVLQKVGDNGFLYLLSAGIMPPNPSELILNGQLESLLNELKERFDYIIIDSAPVGLVTDARLIAPFCDATLYVVRHQRTPKHYLKLVEELYQNRELGKLNIVFNGIKRQGVAGYGYGSGYGDINGYGYTEPVKKSGWFKRSTK encoded by the coding sequence ATGCAAAAGGTAAATGGAAATAAAACCCAGCCCGGTGATACGCCACAGAGCCTGCTAACGTTTATCCGTTCGCATTATCTGCCCTACTGGCCCCTGTTTGCAGTAGCGCTGGCGGCCGCCCTTGCAGGTGCGTTTCTGTATCTCCGCTATGCTACGCCACTGTATAAAATTTCCGGGGTACTGCTGGTACAGGAAGCATCGAACGGCCTTGGCGCCAGCGATATGCTGCAATCGCTCGACCTGATGGGCGGCAGCAAAACAATCATGGAAAATGAAATTGAGATACTGAAGTCGCGCACCTTAACAAAAGCGGTCATCCGAAATCTTAACTTATACGGAGAAGTAATAGAGAAAGGAAAAATAAGGGATGTGGTGCTTTATAAAGACAGTCCGCTGAAATTTACTTTCCTGGAACCGGAGGCCATACAAATGGCCACAACAGGCACCTGGCCGTTTTCCTATGACGAAGCTGCCAGGCAGGTAACTATCGACGGCAGCAAATATCGTGTAGGCGATACCGTACAAACACGATGGGGCAAACTGCTGATACGATCGCAGGGCAAACACGCGGATACGGCCGTCAGCTATTCCCTGCACCTGATGACGGAAAAACAGTGGATGCAGCTGTTACTGGCTACCATCAAAGTGACGCCCGCCGCCAAAGCCGGCAGCGTGGTAGACCTGGAGTATACCGATGCGGCACCGGACCGTGGCGAAGACATTGTAAATGAACTGATCCGGGTATATAACAAAGCGGCTGTGGAAGACAAAAACAGGACATCCGCCAATACCATGAACTTCGTGGAAGAAAGGCTGCGTATTGTAAGCGCCGAGCTGGGACAGGCAGAAACACAGGTGGAACGTTTTAAAACAACGGAAGGAATAGTGGACATCGGCGAACAGAGCAAATTGTTCCTGGCCAGCGTACAGGAAAATGACCGCAAGATCAGCGAAGCCAATATACAGTTGTCCATACTGGACGCTATCGAAAAATACGTTACCAGCCAACATCCTGCCGGTAATATCGTACCAGGCACCATCGGCCTAACCGATGCCGTACTGCTGGAACTGGTGGCCAAACTGTCAGAAACAGCATTGCAACTGGAACGGCTGCGTAAAACAACCGGAGAAAACAGTCCCCTGCTGGCCAGCCTGAACCGGCAGATGGAGCGGCTGAAGCCGGCCATCCTGGAGAATATCGGCAGCCTGCGCGCTAACCTGCAGGCCGGACTAACACGGCTGCAGGCAGAAAACAGCCGGAACATGAGCATTATACGCAGCGTGCCCGGAAAAGAAAAAGCTTTGCTGGAAGTCAGCCGGCAACAGGCCATCAAGAACAATATTTACACCTTCCTGCTGGAGAAACGCGAGGAGACAGCGCTGGCTTATGCCGCCGCTGTATCGGACAGCCGGATCGTAGACGCCGCCGAATCGGCCGCCTACCCCTTCAGCCCGCAGAAGCCGATGGTACTGGGCATTTCCGTGCTCGCCGCACTGGCCCTGGTAGTGGGGTTCGTTTCCCTCAAAGACATGATGAACCGGGAAGTGATGTTCCGTGCAGATATTGAAAAAGTAACGACCGCCCCTGTTGCTGCGGAGATTATGCATCACAACGGCAAAGATCCCGTGGTGATGAGCAACAACAGCCGGACTGCCATCGCGGAACAGTTCCGGGCCCTGCGAACCGCTTTGTCCTATATCGGGTTGAACGGTGACCGTAAAACACTCATGATCACCTCTTCCATTTCCGGGGAAGGCAAAAGCTTTATTTCAGTCAACCTCGCGATGAGCCTTTCGCTGGCAGGCAAAAAAGTGGCGCTGATGGAATTTGACCTCCGCAAACCCATGATCAGCAAAATGCTGCATATGCGCGCCAACCCGGGCATCAGCAACTACCTGGTAGGTACGGCGTCGTTGCAGGACGTTCTGCAGAAAGTAGGCGACAACGGATTTCTATACCTGCTATCGGCCGGCATCATGCCTCCCAACCCCAGCGAACTGATTCTCAACGGTCAACTGGAAAGCCTGTTGAACGAACTAAAAGAACGTTTCGATTACATCATTATCGACTCCGCCCCGGTAGGACTTGTAACAGACGCCAGGCTGATCGCCCCGTTCTGCGACGCCACCCTGTATGTGGTGCGCCATCAGCGTACCCCCAAGCACTACCTTAAACTGGTGGAAGAACTTTACCAAAACAGGGAACTGGGAAAACTGAATATTGTGTTCAATGGTATAAAACGGCAAGGTGTGGCCGGTTACGGATATGGGTCCGGATACGGCGACATTAACGGCTACGGCTACACTGAGCCGGTCAAAAAATCAGGCTGGTTCAAACGCAGCACAAAATAA
- a CDS encoding NRAMP family divalent metal transporter, whose protein sequence is MKAASIRKVIKVLGPGLITGASDDDPSGIATYSQAGAQFGLSTLWTALFTFPLMAAIQGMCARIGLVTSQGLTATIRQHYPKPFLYFILLLSFPAITLNIGADLQGMGAVLHMIFPAVSVSVFCIAITLLLMIVIIRYPYQKIAAILKWLCISLLLYIIVPFMVEQRWDLVVRNTFLPDMRFDKMSASILVALLGTTISPYLFYWQTTMEAEDVIHRHIVVDKKILNGMKTDVNTGMLFSNIVMFFIILTAGTVLYPAGIRQVDTVDQAARALEPLAGKLTYLIFATGVLGTGLLAIPVLAGAQSYMLAETLGWTEGLDKKFAQAKPFYFSIIISLLVGLLLQFSGINPLKALLYTAILYGITAPVLIAAILHIGNNKKIMHDNTNSWFSNFLGVITLVVMSAAALMLIWFQLS, encoded by the coding sequence ATGAAAGCTGCCAGCATCAGAAAAGTTATCAAAGTTTTAGGGCCCGGCCTTATCACAGGGGCCAGCGACGACGACCCTTCCGGCATCGCCACTTATTCGCAGGCCGGCGCACAGTTCGGGCTTTCCACCCTATGGACGGCACTCTTCACCTTTCCGCTAATGGCCGCCATTCAGGGGATGTGCGCGCGGATAGGGCTCGTTACCTCCCAGGGCCTCACCGCCACGATCCGGCAACATTATCCGAAGCCCTTCCTCTATTTCATACTGCTTTTAAGCTTCCCCGCCATTACACTGAACATAGGAGCAGATCTGCAGGGAATGGGCGCCGTCCTTCACATGATCTTCCCCGCCGTTTCTGTATCTGTTTTCTGCATCGCCATCACCCTTTTACTGATGATCGTTATCATCCGGTATCCCTATCAGAAAATCGCCGCCATTTTAAAATGGCTTTGTATTTCATTGCTGTTGTACATTATTGTCCCCTTCATGGTAGAGCAGCGCTGGGACCTCGTTGTCAGAAACACTTTCCTGCCGGACATGCGTTTCGATAAAATGTCAGCATCCATTCTTGTAGCGCTGCTGGGGACCACCATTTCCCCTTATCTTTTTTACTGGCAGACTACCATGGAAGCGGAAGACGTCATCCACCGCCATATTGTAGTGGATAAAAAAATACTGAACGGCATGAAAACAGATGTGAACACCGGTATGCTGTTCTCCAATATCGTGATGTTTTTTATCATCCTCACCGCCGGAACAGTGCTCTACCCGGCGGGCATCCGGCAGGTAGACACCGTAGACCAGGCTGCCCGGGCACTGGAACCGCTGGCAGGCAAACTAACCTATCTCATTTTCGCTACCGGCGTACTGGGAACAGGGCTGCTGGCCATTCCCGTACTGGCGGGAGCGCAATCCTATATGCTGGCGGAAACACTGGGATGGACGGAAGGTCTCGACAAAAAATTCGCGCAGGCAAAACCCTTCTATTTTTCCATCATCATTTCATTGCTGGTAGGCCTGCTGCTGCAGTTCTCCGGTATCAATCCCCTGAAAGCGTTACTGTATACCGCCATTTTATACGGGATAACAGCCCCCGTATTAATAGCGGCCATCCTGCATATCGGCAACAACAAAAAGATCATGCACGACAATACCAACTCCTGGTTTTCCAATTTCCTGGGAGTGATCACCCTGGTTGTAATGTCCGCCGCCGCATTGATGCTCATCTGGTTCCAGCTGAGTTGA
- a CDS encoding zinc ribbon domain-containing protein, protein MENRKFCQSCSMPLDNAALLGTEKDGSPSQEYCKFCYQHGAFTHPGFSLDDMKQHMMNLMDKEKMPEDILEAAINRLPHLKRWAGKPAGNAH, encoded by the coding sequence ATGGAAAACAGAAAATTTTGTCAGAGCTGCAGCATGCCGCTGGACAACGCAGCACTTTTAGGAACAGAAAAAGACGGATCTCCCAGCCAGGAATATTGTAAGTTCTGCTATCAGCACGGAGCGTTCACTCATCCCGGGTTCTCGCTGGATGATATGAAGCAGCACATGATGAACCTGATGGATAAGGAAAAAATGCCGGAAGATATACTGGAAGCGGCTATCAACCGCCTGCCGCATTTAAAGAGATGGGCCGGTAAGCCTGCCGGCAACGCTCACTAG
- a CDS encoding flavodoxin domain-containing protein: MDKKGIIIYKGKYGATQQYATWLAAALNIQAVTAGQETKQQLAAAGYVVLGTSIYIGKLQLRNWINNHKDQLAGKKLFLYLVAGTPVSETQKLEGYLTANISDDIRLRCQCFFLPGKLEFGKLSLPDRWLLSIGAWLAKRRGENIVTADYNHVRPENLTDIINAVNATNEVPA; the protein is encoded by the coding sequence ATGGACAAGAAAGGTATCATCATCTACAAAGGAAAATACGGCGCTACGCAACAATATGCCACCTGGCTGGCAGCGGCGCTGAACATCCAGGCGGTGACAGCCGGTCAGGAAACGAAGCAGCAACTGGCTGCTGCCGGCTACGTCGTCCTGGGTACCAGCATTTATATCGGAAAGCTCCAGCTGCGCAACTGGATAAACAACCACAAGGACCAGCTGGCAGGTAAAAAATTATTCCTCTACCTGGTGGCCGGCACCCCCGTATCAGAAACACAAAAGCTCGAAGGCTACCTCACCGCTAATATCAGCGACGACATCAGGCTCAGATGCCAGTGCTTTTTCCTGCCCGGCAAACTGGAGTTCGGCAAACTCTCCCTGCCCGACAGATGGCTGTTATCCATCGGCGCGTGGCTGGCCAAAAGGCGCGGGGAAAATATTGTGACAGCAGATTATAACCACGTGCGGCCGGAAAATCTTACCGACATCATCAACGCAGTAAACGCAACAAATGAAGTCCCTGCCTGA
- a CDS encoding L,D-transpeptidase family protein, with the protein MKIFLSIWLLLSGLHTAAQPARLTGQPADAGVQLFYQKTGGRSVWITATGRQHLDSLAACLQKAAYLGLNANDYEPLLINALAGNSYQMAETADTLRTDFIITSTAIRFFSDVAYGRLTKPPVKYSELPPLQNTALNIASQLADSLLAGSLSGLLQSIEPADTTCLQLKNSIATYYKAMTDTAFKETAVTSLKADSSNTPLLLRLKQLGIRDSLSGNSTKDLQAQIRKAQQLFNMLDDGVLRERFLKALNTPLSYRLQELYSALNQARWLHYYKTQAAAILVNIPSTTLFFYDHEKTALYSRVITGKKSTPTPTLGSRLTEVILFPYWNVPHKIAVRELLPYIKRSRQYLADNQYEILDKSGRVLDPATINWNNLGVNNFPYVIRQNTGCDNSLGIVKLNFYSPFGVYLHDTPGKNLFMLQRRFFSHGCVRVEEAVQLGHLLVEEETAAAMMALEAKGNQPDQKPVVFRVPATVYVFVLYNTAWPDANGQVRFYEDVYGKN; encoded by the coding sequence ATGAAAATATTCTTGTCCATATGGCTGCTTCTCTCCGGGCTGCACACAGCAGCCCAGCCGGCCCGCCTGACCGGACAACCGGCGGATGCAGGCGTTCAGCTTTTTTATCAGAAAACCGGTGGCCGCAGCGTCTGGATCACGGCAACCGGACGACAGCATCTGGATTCGCTGGCTGCCTGCCTTCAAAAGGCAGCTTACCTCGGATTGAATGCCAACGACTATGAGCCCCTTCTGATAAACGCTTTAGCCGGCAACAGCTATCAAATGGCCGAAACCGCAGACACTTTACGCACGGATTTCATCATAACATCAACGGCCATACGGTTCTTCAGCGATGTGGCATATGGCCGGCTGACAAAGCCTCCCGTAAAATACAGCGAGTTACCTCCCCTCCAAAATACTGCCCTGAACATAGCGTCCCAACTGGCCGACTCACTTTTGGCAGGAAGCCTTTCCGGTCTTCTGCAGTCCATAGAACCCGCAGACACCACCTGCCTGCAACTGAAAAACAGTATCGCCACCTATTACAAGGCAATGACAGACACCGCTTTTAAAGAAACAGCCGTAACATCCCTGAAGGCAGACAGCTCCAATACGCCGCTGTTATTAAGATTGAAACAGCTCGGTATCAGGGATTCACTTTCCGGCAACAGTACAAAAGACCTGCAGGCACAAATCAGAAAGGCACAACAGCTGTTTAACATGCTGGACGACGGGGTATTGAGAGAGCGGTTCCTGAAAGCATTGAATACGCCGTTGTCATACCGGCTACAGGAACTATACAGTGCATTGAACCAGGCAAGGTGGCTACATTATTACAAAACGCAGGCCGCTGCCATATTGGTGAATATCCCTTCCACTACGTTGTTTTTTTATGACCATGAAAAAACGGCGCTGTATTCAAGGGTCATCACCGGGAAAAAAAGCACGCCCACTCCCACCCTTGGAAGCCGCCTTACTGAAGTAATACTCTTCCCTTACTGGAACGTACCGCATAAAATAGCGGTACGGGAACTACTGCCTTACATAAAAAGAAGCCGGCAATACCTGGCCGATAACCAGTATGAAATACTGGATAAGTCAGGGCGCGTGCTGGACCCGGCAACGATCAACTGGAATAATCTTGGCGTCAATAACTTCCCTTACGTAATCCGGCAGAATACAGGTTGTGATAATTCCCTGGGCATTGTAAAGTTGAATTTTTATAGTCCATTTGGTGTTTATCTGCACGATACCCCGGGCAAGAACCTGTTTATGCTGCAACGACGCTTTTTCAGCCACGGATGTGTAAGGGTGGAAGAGGCGGTACAGCTGGGCCATTTACTCGTAGAGGAAGAAACAGCCGCTGCTATGATGGCACTGGAAGCAAAAGGAAATCAGCCGGACCAGAAGCCGGTTGTATTCCGGGTCCCGGCTACCGTCTATGTATTTGTTTTATACAATACCGCCTGGCCGGATGCCAATGGACAGGTCCGGTTTTATGAAGATGTTTACGGAAAGAACTGA
- a CDS encoding polysaccharide biosynthesis/export family protein — MILKTCLTWIGWGLLCFNCLFTSCTSTKNAVYFSDVKDTVLSPVDGNFEPRIQKNDILQINVSSLNPEDVIIYNVSNMTSASGAGGANAGAGAMLGGFLVNDQGFIQYPVLGPVKVAGLTKKALTDYLHDQLTTRKLLVDPVVSIRFLNYRVTILGEVSKPTVVNVTNEKISILEALGMAGDITVFGKRNNLLLIREVDHERIIRRIDLNDKRILNSPYYFLQSNDILYVEPNKSKIATADRSRQILPIALSSLSLLVIILDRLVINK; from the coding sequence ATGATATTGAAAACCTGCTTAACCTGGATAGGATGGGGACTACTATGCTTCAATTGTTTGTTTACTTCCTGCACGTCAACCAAAAATGCTGTTTATTTCAGTGACGTAAAAGACACCGTACTATCACCGGTGGATGGAAACTTCGAACCGAGGATACAAAAGAATGATATACTGCAGATCAACGTGAGCAGCCTTAATCCGGAAGACGTTATCATCTATAATGTGTCCAACATGACTTCAGCGTCTGGCGCAGGAGGAGCGAATGCAGGAGCGGGCGCTATGCTGGGAGGCTTCCTGGTGAATGACCAGGGATTTATCCAATACCCGGTACTGGGACCTGTTAAAGTAGCCGGTCTTACTAAAAAAGCACTTACCGACTACCTGCACGACCAGCTCACAACACGCAAACTGCTGGTAGACCCGGTAGTGAGCATCCGGTTTCTGAACTATCGTGTCACCATACTGGGAGAAGTCAGCAAACCAACAGTAGTGAATGTTACCAACGAAAAAATATCCATACTGGAAGCGTTGGGAATGGCAGGCGATATAACGGTGTTCGGCAAACGAAACAACCTCCTGCTGATACGGGAGGTTGACCACGAACGGATCATCCGCCGCATCGATCTCAATGACAAACGCATCCTTAATTCTCCCTATTATTTTCTGCAATCCAACGATATACTATATGTGGAACCCAACAAGTCAAAGATAGCAACGGCCGACCGGTCCCGGCAAATATTGCCGATTGCGCTCAGCAGTTTGTCATTACTCGTTATTATCCTGGACCGTTTAGTTATCAATAAGTAG
- a CDS encoding MAC/perforin domain-containing protein, giving the protein MNKKQLAMLPAIALLGSLLTSCSKQFTQNDQLQPEALNGVSVTELRSFADPQFNLLGFGYDLTGNYASATSATYQIIDVARLNTEQPGRVEIIQTQGQDQQLVSGINCEDYTKSLSLRLEVTAKLKMFSTTLKSAFSDSSAYSSKFVYSSYNVLIKQRTLKFAADTSLLRKYLTPAFKADIVASTPAALVSRYGTHVMSGILLGAKLNFLYQSQTRNEDRFRAASAGLNVAAGSIFSVNVQGAASSSYSSKNFYQRLYYQTVGGDPTKGLFGTIVLSDNPNQTVPKIDVSAWQSSATLANSELVDINFNGLIPIYDLISDPVKRTAVKDYVTQYLIDHQVKTSTDPVHVYYHYGGNNHTMTIDPTNYDYAGNGWTYLGNNFHAFTSQVEGSQAVHEFYHPTNHNHVFTINRFDWPYEQNGFQYFGPAFYAFTTQVAGSLPVHAFYHQGNNDHTYTINRYDYPYEQNGWTYLGVAFYAFKTPYIR; this is encoded by the coding sequence ATGAACAAAAAACAGCTCGCAATGCTGCCGGCAATTGCATTGCTGGGGAGCTTGTTAACTTCCTGTAGCAAACAGTTCACACAAAATGACCAATTGCAGCCGGAAGCGCTCAATGGCGTATCCGTTACAGAACTCAGGTCCTTCGCAGACCCGCAGTTTAACCTGCTGGGCTTTGGCTACGACCTCACCGGTAACTATGCCAGCGCTACCTCTGCCACTTACCAGATCATCGACGTTGCACGCCTGAACACAGAACAACCAGGCCGTGTGGAGATCATCCAGACACAGGGACAGGACCAGCAACTGGTTTCTGGTATTAACTGTGAAGACTATACGAAGAGTTTGTCTTTGCGGCTGGAAGTAACCGCTAAACTGAAAATGTTCTCTACCACCCTGAAGAGCGCTTTCAGCGACTCCAGCGCTTATTCGTCCAAATTTGTGTACAGCAGCTACAACGTCCTGATCAAGCAGCGTACCTTGAAATTCGCAGCCGACACTTCACTGCTCAGGAAATACCTGACGCCTGCGTTCAAGGCTGATATCGTAGCCAGTACGCCAGCCGCGCTGGTGAGCCGCTATGGTACACACGTAATGTCAGGCATCCTGCTGGGCGCCAAACTGAATTTCCTGTATCAGTCGCAGACACGCAATGAAGACCGCTTCCGCGCCGCTTCTGCGGGCCTGAACGTGGCTGCAGGTTCCATCTTCAGCGTAAACGTGCAGGGGGCGGCCAGTTCCAGCTATTCCAGCAAAAACTTCTACCAGCGCCTGTATTACCAGACTGTTGGCGGCGATCCTACCAAAGGGCTTTTCGGTACCATCGTGCTGAGCGATAACCCGAACCAGACCGTTCCCAAGATTGATGTTTCCGCCTGGCAGTCCAGCGCAACGCTGGCCAACTCAGAGCTGGTGGATATCAACTTCAACGGCCTGATACCTATCTACGACCTGATCTCCGATCCGGTAAAAAGAACCGCGGTGAAAGATTATGTTACTCAATACCTCATCGATCACCAGGTGAAAACCAGCACTGATCCGGTGCATGTGTACTATCACTACGGCGGTAACAACCATACCATGACCATCGACCCGACCAATTATGACTATGCCGGTAATGGCTGGACTTACCTTGGTAACAACTTCCATGCTTTTACCTCCCAGGTAGAAGGAAGCCAGGCGGTGCATGAGTTCTATCATCCGACCAATCACAACCACGTGTTTACCATCAACCGGTTCGACTGGCCCTATGAGCAGAACGGGTTCCAGTATTTTGGCCCTGCATTCTACGCCTTCACCACACAGGTAGCCGGCAGCCTGCCGGTACACGCGTTCTACCATCAGGGAAATAACGACCATACCTATACGATCAACAGGTATGATTACCCTTATGAGCAGAACGGCTGGACTTACCTTGGCGTCGCTTTCTACGCTTTCAAAACGCCTTACATCCGTTAA
- a CDS encoding response regulator codes for MLNIGIIEDNHFLLNNYREFLEDFQECKVVFACQTIEEFMALSVTYPDVGVILVDITLPGMSGIEGITEVKQRYPEAKVIVLSGHDGKQYIIESIKKGASGYIIKTSRLSDIYQSVMDTVQSGATLSPRAAHMLISHLNENPLESIKDKLTRREYELVQLLKEGYSYKEMAERLFVTVFTVNQHLKKVYQKLNVSSKSELISKIWSNNLSALVSFGIISGNFLYFSFNDMLTGFAAGLL; via the coding sequence ATGCTTAACATTGGAATCATTGAAGACAATCATTTTCTTTTGAACAACTATCGTGAATTTCTTGAGGACTTTCAGGAGTGCAAAGTTGTGTTTGCCTGCCAAACGATAGAAGAATTTATGGCACTGTCGGTGACCTACCCGGACGTTGGGGTTATATTGGTGGACATCACCTTACCCGGCATGTCAGGTATTGAAGGAATAACAGAAGTGAAGCAGCGCTATCCTGAAGCCAAAGTGATCGTATTATCCGGCCACGACGGTAAACAATACATTATTGAATCCATTAAAAAAGGCGCCAGCGGCTATATTATTAAAACAAGCCGCCTGAGCGATATCTACCAGTCTGTAATGGACACCGTACAAAGCGGCGCTACCTTATCTCCCAGGGCAGCCCACATGCTGATCAGCCATCTTAACGAAAATCCGCTGGAAAGTATCAAGGACAAACTTACCCGCAGGGAATATGAATTGGTGCAATTACTAAAGGAAGGTTACTCATATAAGGAAATGGCGGAGCGCTTGTTCGTTACGGTGTTTACTGTGAACCAACACCTGAAAAAAGTATATCAGAAACTGAATGTTTCGTCCAAATCGGAATTGATTTCAAAAATCTGGTCAAATAATTTATCCGCTCTCGTTTCTTTTGGGATTATCTCCGGAAACTTTCTATATTTTTCTTTTAATGATATGTTGACTGGTTTTGCTGCCGGTCTACTTTAA
- a CDS encoding sensor histidine kinase produces the protein MREPINGRAARERSLQEMRSEYISMAIHEFRTPITAIASSIELLETKMELDALMLPFYQRNLSRIKEEITLLANMVDDILISGSMVSGSLVARPEATDVVAFAGMVRHQYFHQRADKRQLSIRVSGARRHIYIDQSQLTGILTNLVGNAFKYSQGQGPLLRLHYGKKGLYIKVKDKGIGIPEKDIPFLFTPFFRGRNVGTRAGTGLGLAIVKRFVTANNGTIAVSSGAAGTVFTIVFPYAPDNNPGGHSA, from the coding sequence ATGCGGGAACCTATCAACGGGCGTGCGGCCCGGGAGAGATCATTACAGGAAATGCGGTCTGAATACATCTCCATGGCCATACATGAGTTTAGAACGCCGATTACCGCCATCGCATCTTCTATAGAATTGCTGGAGACAAAAATGGAACTGGATGCATTGATGTTACCTTTTTACCAGCGGAATTTATCCCGCATTAAAGAGGAGATAACATTACTGGCCAACATGGTGGATGACATTCTCATCAGCGGCAGCATGGTGTCCGGCAGCCTGGTGGCACGCCCTGAAGCCACGGACGTTGTTGCTTTTGCCGGCATGGTCAGACATCAGTACTTCCACCAGCGCGCTGACAAGCGGCAACTCAGTATCCGGGTTTCCGGGGCGCGCCGTCATATTTACATCGATCAAAGTCAGCTGACAGGCATCCTTACCAATCTTGTCGGGAATGCGTTCAAATACTCGCAGGGACAGGGGCCTTTACTGCGCTTGCATTACGGGAAAAAGGGGCTTTACATTAAAGTGAAAGACAAGGGTATCGGTATACCGGAGAAGGATATACCGTTTTTGTTTACACCATTCTTCCGAGGGAGGAATGTGGGCACCAGGGCAGGCACTGGCCTGGGGCTGGCCATCGTAAAGCGTTTCGTTACGGCGAACAACGGTACTATTGCCGTAAGCAGCGGCGCGGCCGGCACCGTTTTTACGATTGTATTTCCTTATGCGCCCGATAATAATCCTGGCGGGCATTCAGCGTAG